Part of the Candidatus Binatia bacterium genome is shown below.
TTGATCTTCTTCCTCAGTGATCGGAGCGGCTTGCGTTGTAGAGATTTGACTTGTCCCACTTTCTTATTTTTTTATCGTTGGCAGCGCCGGCACCACCACGTCCCGCGCTGCGCGAGCACGGTGCGCACGATGCGGCCGGTGCCGCAGCGGGGACAGAGACTGCCCCCTTTTCCGTAGACCGAGAGGTTGTTCTGGAAACCACCTTGCAGTCCGTCGGCGTCTACGTAGTCGTCGACGCTCGTTCCGCGCATCTTCACTGCGCGTTGGAGAACGTCGACGATCGCGCGACGTAAGCGGTACGCCGCCGGTTTCGTCAATCTCCCGGCGGGCCGGCTCGGACGAATCCGAGCCTCCCAGAGCGCCTCGCACGCATAGATGTTACCGATGCCTGCGATGCGCCGCTGATCGAGGAGCAAGGCCTTGATCGGCGTCGTCCGCCCCGACAGCATACCGATAAAGGCTTTCGGTGTAAAGCCTGAACCGAGCGGCTCGACGCCCAGCTCGGCGTCCCACGCCTCCCCCTGGCGCACGAGGCGCATTCGGCCGAACGTCCGCACGTCGGAGAAGCGCAGCCGCGAGCCGTCCGTGAACCGCAAGACGACGTGCGTCGCCGGCCACTCGGGCGCGCCGTCCCGCGCGACGACGAGCCGGCCGGTCATGCGCAGACTCGTCACGAGCGCCTCGCCCGTGGCGAGCGCGATCACGGCATACTTCCCTCGACGGTCGACGCGGGCGACGCGCTTGCCTCGAACCGCGCGTTCGAAACGCACGTTCGGCGGCGCGACGACGATCCGCGCCAGCCGGACCTCAGCCCCTTCGATCGTCTTGCCGACGATCGAGCGGCGCAACCCGCGCACGATCGTCTCGACTTCGGGCAGCTCGGGCACGCGTTAGTTCGCCGAGGTGAGAGAGCGCGGAAGCGCGAGCTTGATGCCCGGCGCGATGCCGTCGGCGGCGGCCTCTCCCGCGTGCAGTTCGATCACGTACTCTCCCTGGGCCGATTCGAGCGGAATCCGATCGTCGGGAAGCGCGGGCGCCACGACCGGGACTCTCGCGAAGACCTTGCGCACCGTGCCGTCGGCCGCCACGAAGATCATGTCGAGCGAAACGAGGGTGTTCTTCATCCAGAAACTGATCTCGTCGTCGCTATCGAAGACGAAGATCATCCCGGTGTGCGGCGGCACCGACGTGCGATTCATCAGCCCGTGTTCGCGCTGCGCTTCGGTTCGCGCGACCTCGAGCGTCAGGTCGGCCTTCGGCGCGTGAACCACGACCGTTTGCAGTGCGGCGAGCAGCGCCGCCAACTCACGCATGCGTCAGGCGCTCTCCGGGGATCGGCTCGACGTCGTACCAGCTGCGTCCCGATTTCAGCGTCACCTCGAGCGGCACCGAGAGCGAATATGCGTGCTCCATGTGCTCGCGCACGAGCTTCGCCGCGTCGCCCACGTGCGCGGCGCGGACTTCGAAGATCAGCTCGTCGTGAATCTGCAGAAGCATCGCGGCGTCGAGTCCCGACTCCGCGAGCGCGCGGTCGATCTTCACCATCGCGAGCTTCATGAGGTCCGCCGCGCTCCCTTGCAGCGGAGCGTTGGTCGCCTCGCGTTCCGCGGCGGCGCGCAGCATGTAGTTCCCCGACGTCAATCCCGGCATATATCGCCGTCGCCCGAGGAGCGTCGAGACGTATCCCTTCGCGCGTCCCTCTTCGAGCGTGCGGTCGATGTAGGCGCGCACGTCGGGGAAACGCGCGAAGTACGCGGTGGTGATCTCCTTCGCTTCGGCGCGGCTGATCTCGAGCCGCGCGGCGAGACCGAAATCCGACATGCCGTAGAAGAGCCCGAAGTTCACGCTCTTGGCCATGCGACGCTGATTCGGGTCGACGCTCCCCTCGGGCGGAATGTTGAAGATTTGGCGAGCCGTGAAGTCGTGCACGTCCTGCCCTTCCTCGAACGCCGAGCGCATCGCGGCGTCGCCGGAGAGGTGCGCCATCAGCCGCAACTCGATCTGGCTGTAATCGGCCGCGAGCAGAACGTGCTCGTCGTCGCGCGCGACGAAGGCGCGGCGGATGCGGCGGCCCAGTTCGCCGCGCACGGGGATGTTCTGCAGATTCGGATTCGTCGACGAGAGCCGCCCGGTCGCCGTCGCGGTCTGATTGAACTCGGTGCGCAAGCGGCCGTCCCGCGGGTCGACGAGCTGCGGTATGACGTCGATGTAGGTATTCTTCAGCTTCGTCACCTCGCGCCATTCGAGCACGAGCGCGCAGATCGGATACTCGCGCGCCAGGCCTTGCAGCACTTCCACTCCCGTCGCCCAGCCGGTCTTCGTCTTCTTGCCGCCGGGAATGCCGAGCTTCCCGAAGAGCACCTTGCCGAGTTGCTGCGGCGAGCCGATGTTGAACTCTTCGCCCGCGAAATCGTGAATGCGCCGCTGCAGACGAGTCGCCGCCTTCTCCACCTCGTCGCCGACCGCGTGCAGCTCGCGCAGATCGATGCTGACGCCGGCCGATTCCATCTTCGCCAGCACCGGCGCGAGCGGAACTTCGACGTTCTCGTACAGGTCGAGCTGGTCGCGAGCCGCGAGCTCTTCGCGCGCGCGGCCGACGAGTTGAAAGGCCGCGTCGGCACGAGCGGCCGGGTCGTCGGGAAGCCCCAGATGCAGCAGCGCCTGCGCGGCGTCTTCGATATCCGCGTAGCCGCGCGCCGGATCGAGCAGGTGCGCTGCGATCATCGCGTCGTCGGAGAATCGCGCGTTGCGGACGCCGCCCTCGCGCAGGGCGTGAAGCATCGCCTTCGCGTCGTAGGCGCCGGCCGCCGTTCGCGAAGCGAAGATCTTCTCGATCGCGTCGCGGACGTTCTCGCGTGCGAGCGCGGCGCGCGCGAAGCTCATCGCCTCGCCCGCCTTCGCCGCGACCGCGACCGCGTCGCCGTTCAGCGCGAAGACGACGCGCTGCGCGCCGGCCATCTCCGTTACATCGCGCGCGAGCAGGGCGAACTCGGGCGGATCGACCGAGGAAACGTAACTGCGATACGCACCCGTTACTTTCGCGCTCTCGTCGAAGAGCGGCAGATCCGCGGGCGGCTGCAGGCGCGCGAGCAGCGTCTTGAACTCCAGTTCGCCGTAGAGCGGGTAGAGCGCGGCGTCCGAGGGCTGGCGATAGCGGCTGCCCTCCCAGTCGATCGAGAGCGGCAGGTCGCGGCGCACGAGCGAGACCGCCCGGCAGAGCGCCGCCTGCGCGCCGTACTCGCGCACGAGCCGTTCGAGTTTCTCGCTGCCGGCAAGACTCGGATCGGCGACGAGAGCGTCGAGCGAACCCGCGCTCTGCAAGAGGCGGCTCGCGGTCTTCTCGCCCACGCCGGGGATGCCGGGAAGATTATCCGATGGATCGCCTTTGAGCCCGCGATAGTCGGGCAGTTGCGCGGGATCGAGACCGAAACGCTCGCGCACGGCTTCCGGATCGTAACGCCCCAACTCGGTGATGCCGCGGCGCGTCGTGAGAACGGTCGTCCGATCGTCGACGATCTGTAGGAGATCGAGGTCGCCGGTGACGACGATCGTCTGCTCGCCGGCCTCTTCGGCTTGGCGCGCGAGCGTCGCGATGACGTCGTCCGCTTCTTGCCCCTCGATCTCGACGATCGGAATGCCGTACGTGTCGAGCACGCGCCGCACGAGCGCGAACTGGCTGCGCAGCTCGTCGGGCATCGCTTCGCGCTGCGCCTTGTACTCGGCGAAGAGCGCGACGCGTTCCGCCGGCATCCCTTTGTCGAACGCCGCGATGACGTGCGTCGGCTTCTCGTCGGCGATCAATTTATTCAGCATCATCGTGAAGCCGTAGACGGCGTTGATCGGCACGCCCTTGCTCGTCGTCAATCCGGGAAGCGCGAAGAATGCGCGATAGACGAGGCCGTAGGTGTCGAGGAGCATCAGCGCCATCGCCGTTACCTCACCACCACGGGGCACGAGCCCGCGCTGACGCTGCCGTCGTCGGAGATGCCGAGCACCGAAAGATCGTACCGTCCGCTGCGCGAGGGCATCTCGACCGCGAGCGCGTTGCCTGCCGCGCGCGCGACGCTCCACGAGACCGCTTCGCTCTCCGCCTGCGAGAGCGAGAGCTCCGGCGGCGGCTGCGTGCGGCGAACGAAGCCGAGCACCTGCGCGTGTTCGCCGGTCGAGTCCACCCACGGATGCCACGTCAGCGACGCCGGCGCGCTGTTCTGCGTCGTCGTCACGCCGACCGCGATCAGCGCGGGCGCCGAAGCGAAGAGCGCGCTGCCCGAAGGCACGCCGCGGCTGATCCGCACGACGTACGTTCCCGCACCCGAAGCGCCGCCATTCAACGCAAGCTTGGCCGATTCGCCCGGCGCAAACTCCGCGCTAGGGAGCGACAGCGCGACGGCGTGCGCGCGCCCCGGGCCCGAGAGCGAGAGCGGCATGGAGGTCCACTCGATCGCGCCGTCGCGCACGAAGGCCGCACCGACGCGCACCTCTCCCGTTGCGTCGGTGGCGCGAAGGCGCGCCGTCGCAGTTCCATCCGACGTTCGCACGACGCGTTCCCAAACGCCGAGCGCGCTCTCGAACGTGATCACCGCGGTGCCCTGCGAGCCGGCCAGGCTCGCGTTGACGGTCACGTCTTCGTCGGAACGGTAGCCGCCGCGGTCGACCGCAAGACGAACGTTCGTATCGGCGCCGTCGCTCGCCGGCGTCGCCCCGTGCGGATCTATGCGCACCTGCGCCGCGTCCATCGCGCGGCCGCCGCGTTCGACCGACGCGAAGAGAAAGTTCGTGCCGAGATCCGGCGACGCAAACGTCCCGCGCGCGTGACCAGCGGCGTCGAGCGCGAGCTGCTGCTGCTGGCTCGATGCGCCGTGGATGAGGTCCACGGTCACCGGTTCGTTCGCCAACGGCCGTCCGTCGAGCGTCACTGCGTAGACGTCGAAGCCGAGCGGCGTTCCGAGGCTCGCCTCGGTGCGATCCACCGTCAGGCGCACCACCGCCTGCGCCGTCGGAACGACGACCCGCGTGTGCGCGGTCGCACCGCCGGATTCGACCCGCACGCCGTACGTCGAGGCGAGCCCGTCGTTCGGCCGAGGAATCGCAACCGTTGCGTTTCCGGCGTCGTCCGTGCGCACGGAACCGTCGAACCATTGCTCCGTTCCCCACGGCGCGTTCGCGCCGGCGGCGCCGGCATCGATGTGCGGCGATCGAACGACGGTGACGTGGACGACCGCGCCGCCGCGTGACGAGTGCACCGAGAGCGGAACGTCCTGGCGCGCGTCGCAGCTCTCGTTACACGCCGCGTTCACCGAAAGCGATAGACCGCCGGCGTTCGCATCCACGTAAACGCTCGCACCGCCGACGCCGCCGGCCGCTTGCGCCAGCACGGCGTACTCGCCCCCGGCGGCGTTCTCGGGAACCGTGAACGAGGCCGCGAACGCGCCCGCCTCGTCGAGCGGAACGCGCTGCTCTCCGATCGAGGCCGGGCCGGTGCGAAGCGAAACGGTCGCGCTTCCGGCGCTCGCGCGGAAGACGCCGCGCACGCGCGTTCGCGCGAAGCCTACCACGCGCACGACGTCGCCGGCGTGGACGACCGCGGAGTCGGTTCGCACGCCGACGATCGTCGAGGGCACCGGCGCCTGCGGAAGCAGGCTCAAGAACGCATAGCTCGCTCCCCACTGCGCGAGCGCGAAGACCGGCCGGTCGGAACGCGTCCAGCGCACGAGGCCCTGCCCGTCGGTCGTCGCCGTCGCGAAACCGCGGTCCACGACGAACTGCACGCGCATCCGCGAGAGCGGGATGCCCGTCCCGAGGTCCGCTCCATAGAGCAGCAGTTCCTTCGGCGTCTCCTTTAATAGAAGGCCGACGCGCGAGCGATTGATCCACACCTGCTCGCCGACGTTGCCGCGCCGCGCTTCGACGACGAAGAAGCCCTCGCGCGAGCCGAGCGGCACGTCGACCTCGTTCGATTGAAACTGGTACCCGCCCGGCGGCGTGTAGTTAAAGGAGAGCACGGCGCGACGGTGCGCGGTGACGATCGCGCGCGGGCTGAAGTTCGACCCCGCCGTGAGAACGTCGGCCGGATCCACCTTATAGACGGAGAATGCGACGGGCGCGCTTGAGTAGGTGTCCAGGCGAACCGCGGTCGGCTTCCACGGCACGCTCGAGTCGGCAGCGAAGAGCTCGAAGTACGCGTCCAGCCTGTGAAGATCGACGATCGGCCGCTCGGCTCGAACGGGCGCGACGCAGACGGCGACGGCAAGAACGACTCCGAGAAGACGGGCGAGCAGCATGCGTCTCCGCTGCTTCGGCAGGTCGAAGTGCGAAGCCCGCGTAAGCGAACGGCGTGGACGAACCCGCGGCAGGAGAGCACCCGACCTCGACGCGATGCCGTTTCTGCGGCTTCGCAGAGGGCCCGAGCGATGCGCGCAGCGTGCGCGAGAAGGCGCACTTTCAAGTCGTCGTCGCCTGTGGATCGTGCGGCCATCCGTTTGCCGTTCTTTCGCGTAACTGATTTTGATTCGACGCAACGTTTTCGCCGCGGCCATCGCCGCCTCGCTCCTGACGAGCGGGGCGCCCGCGTTCGCCGCACCGACGCCGAAGCCGAGCCCGCATCCGACGCAGCTCGGCGTTCACATGCCCAACGTTCCGCTGCACACCGAAGTCGTCGTCGAGGTGAACAAGAAGGGTCAGGTCGTGCGCGTGAAGTCTACGAAGCCGTGCAAGGTGCAGTCGTTTAACCTGCAGACGTACGGTAACGCGCTGCAGATGTGGATCCGCCATCCCGACGGCAGCGCCCAAGTCGGCCTCTATCGCGTCACGTACGATTACGATCCGAAGTCGCAGCAGGTGACGCGAAAGGTCGCGATCATCTCCCCCGGCGGGAACTGGGGCGACGAACCGGGTGCGGCAAACGTCATGATCGAGATGGCGAAGAAGCAGGCCGAAGATGCCGCGAAGCACGAGCAGCAGCTGCAACAGCAGCAGAACGCGAAGCTGCCCTCGCTCAACGAGATTCGCGGCGTTCCGACCTCGCGTCCGTCGCCCAGCGCAACGCTGCCGCCCTAACCGCCGGCTTGCGGTTCGTCAGTTACCGCTCGCCCGGCGGGCAATCGCGCCCGGGCATCCTGGAAGGCCCGAACGACGGCACCGCGATTCGCCGGATCGCCGCGTCGAGCATGCGCGAGTATATCGCGCTTCCGCCCGAAGAGCGGCTCGCGCTCCATACGACGGAGCTAATTCCACGCTCGAGCGTCGCGCTCGACGCGCCGGTTCGTCCGTCGCGTAACGTCTTCTGCGTCGGGCGCAACTACCTCGAACACGCGAGAGAGGGCGCGCGCGCCGCGGGACGCGAGCTGAAGCTCCCAACGGCTCCGACCTTCTTCACGAAAGCGCCGACCGCGATCGCCGCACCGGGCGCACGGCTCGAGTTCGAGGCGCGCGTCTCGCGCGAGTACGATTACGAAGGGGAGCTGGCCGTCGTCATCGGCCGCGAGTGCAAGGACGTCTCCGAAGATGCGGCGCTCGGCGCCGTCTTCGGTTACACCGCGCTCAACGACCTGACCGCCCGCGACCTGCAGCGGGAGCACGGCCAGTGGTTCAAAGGAAAGAGCTTGGACTTCAGCTGCCCGATCGGACCCTGCATCGTCACGCCCGACCTCGTCGGCAATCCGCAGGCGCTCGCCATCACCGTCCACGTCAACGGCATCGAAAAGCAGCATGCCAACACCGCCGCGATGATCTTCCCGATCCCGCGTCTGATCGCCGAGCTCTCGAAGGGAATGACGCTCCTTCCCGGCGACGTCATCGCCACCGGCACGCCCGAAGGCGTCGGTTTCGCGCGTAACCCGCCCGAGTTTCTGGCCGACGGCGACGTCGTGGATCTCTGGATCGAGAACGTCGGACACCTCGTCAACACGATCGCCGTCTCGTAGCGCTCCGAAGGGCGCCGTAACCCCCAAGCCGTATCATCGGGGGCTATGATCGTTGCCGTTCCTCGCGAGGCCGCGGTAAAGGAGCGCAGGGTGGCGCTCGTGCCCGAGACCGTCGCGCGCTTCGCGAAGCTGGGCGTGAGCGTCTGCGTGCAGCGCGGCGCGGGCGACGCGGCCGCGTTCCCCGACGACCTCTACGCGACCGCGGGCGCAACGTTCGCCGACGACGCGGCGTCGCTCGCCGCGCAGGCCGACGTCCTCGTCGGGGTCGGACGCCCGAGCGACGACGTGCTGGGCGCGCTGCGCGCAGGCAGCGTGGTCGTCGGATTTCTCAATCCTCTCGGCGATCCGGCGTACGTCTCGCGTCTCGCGGATGCCAAGGTAACGGCGCTCGCGATGGAGATGATACCGCGCATCACCCGCGCGCAGTCCATGGACGCGCTCTCGTCACAGAGCAACATCGCGGGATATAAGGCCGTCTTGCTCGCCGCCGCCACGCTGCCGAAGTTCTTTCCGATGCTTACGACCGCGGCCGGAACGATCGCGCCGGCGAAGGTGCTTGTGCTCGGCGCCGGCGTCGCCGGATTGCAGGCGATCGCCACCGCGCGGCGGCTCGGCGCCGTCGTCAGCGGTTACGACGTGCGTGCCGTCGTGAAGGAGCAAGTCCTCTCGCTCGGCGCCGCGTTTCTCGAGTTCGACCTCGGCAGCGACGCCGAAGGCAGCGGCGGATACGCGAAGGAGCTGACGCCGGAACAGCAAGAGCGCCAGCGCGCGTGGATGGTCGAGCAGATCGGCGCGAACGACGTCGTCATCACGACCGCGCTCGTTCCCGGCCGCAAGGCGCCGGTGCTGATCACCGAAGCGGCGGTCGCGGCGATGAAACCGGGAAGCGCGATCGTCGATCTCGCCGCCGAGGCGGGCGGAAATTGCGCGCTCACCGTTCCCAACGAGATCGTGACGACTCCGAACGGCGTCACCATCATCGGCACGACCAACCTGCCCGGCACGATGCCGGCCGACGCAAGCCGTCTCTACTCCAGAAACGTCTACGCGCTGCTCTCACCGTGGATTAGCGACGGCGTCCTTACCATAGACATGAACGACGACGTCGCCAAGGGCGCGGTGGTCGCGCGCGACGGCGCGGCGCTCGTCGGGGGAGCACAATCGTGACCGACGTCTCGCATCTCCTCGAGCTGTTGACGGTCCTCGTCCTCGCGATATTCGTCGGCTTCGAGGTGATCTCGAAGGTGCCGACCACGCTGCATACGCCGCTGATGTCGGCGACGAACGCGATCCACGGCATCGTCGTCGCGGGCGCGATCGTCATCACGGCCTCGCTCTTCGGCTCGGATGCGTTCTCGCCGGTTCTCACCGTGCTCGCCGTCGCGGCGGTGACGCTCGGCGCGATCAACGTCTTCGGTGGGTTCGCGGTGACCGAACGCATGCTGCAGATGTTCCGCCGGAAAGAGGACCGCAAGTGAACGTCGCGATCGACGTCGCGAATCTCTTCGCGATCGGCCTCTTCATCTACGGCCTCCACGAACTGAACTCGCCGGCAACGGCGCGGCGAGGCAACCGCCTCGCGATGGCCGGTATGGCGATCGCGCTCACCGGAATCCTCGTGGAGACGGGGGGCATCGGATGGCAGGCGATCGCCGTCGGCGTGATCGTCGGCGGGCTCGTCGGCATCTTCGCGGCGGTCAAGGTCAAGATGACCGCGATGCCGCAGATGGTCGCGCTCTACAACGGCGCGGGAGGC
Proteins encoded:
- the mutM gene encoding bifunctional DNA-formamidopyrimidine glycosylase/DNA-(apurinic or apyrimidinic site) lyase codes for the protein MPELPEVETIVRGLRRSIVGKTIEGAEVRLARIVVAPPNVRFERAVRGKRVARVDRRGKYAVIALATGEALVTSLRMTGRLVVARDGAPEWPATHVVLRFTDGSRLRFSDVRTFGRMRLVRQGEAWDAELGVEPLGSGFTPKAFIGMLSGRTTPIKALLLDQRRIAGIGNIYACEALWEARIRPSRPAGRLTKPAAYRLRRAIVDVLQRAVKMRGTSVDDYVDADGLQGGFQNNLSVYGKGGSLCPRCGTGRIVRTVLAQRGTWWCRRCQR
- a CDS encoding DUF192 domain-containing protein, which codes for MRELAALLAALQTVVVHAPKADLTLEVARTEAQREHGLMNRTSVPPHTGMIFVFDSDDEISFWMKNTLVSLDMIFVAADGTVRKVFARVPVVAPALPDDRIPLESAQGEYVIELHAGEAAADGIAPGIKLALPRSLTSAN
- the polA gene encoding DNA polymerase I, which codes for MALMLLDTYGLVYRAFFALPGLTTSKGVPINAVYGFTMMLNKLIADEKPTHVIAAFDKGMPAERVALFAEYKAQREAMPDELRSQFALVRRVLDTYGIPIVEIEGQEADDVIATLARQAEEAGEQTIVVTGDLDLLQIVDDRTTVLTTRRGITELGRYDPEAVRERFGLDPAQLPDYRGLKGDPSDNLPGIPGVGEKTASRLLQSAGSLDALVADPSLAGSEKLERLVREYGAQAALCRAVSLVRRDLPLSIDWEGSRYRQPSDAALYPLYGELEFKTLLARLQPPADLPLFDESAKVTGAYRSYVSSVDPPEFALLARDVTEMAGAQRVVFALNGDAVAVAAKAGEAMSFARAALARENVRDAIEKIFASRTAAGAYDAKAMLHALREGGVRNARFSDDAMIAAHLLDPARGYADIEDAAQALLHLGLPDDPAARADAAFQLVGRAREELAARDQLDLYENVEVPLAPVLAKMESAGVSIDLRELHAVGDEVEKAATRLQRRIHDFAGEEFNIGSPQQLGKVLFGKLGIPGGKKTKTGWATGVEVLQGLAREYPICALVLEWREVTKLKNTYIDVIPQLVDPRDGRLRTEFNQTATATGRLSSTNPNLQNIPVRGELGRRIRRAFVARDDEHVLLAADYSQIELRLMAHLSGDAAMRSAFEEGQDVHDFTARQIFNIPPEGSVDPNQRRMAKSVNFGLFYGMSDFGLAARLEISRAEAKEITTAYFARFPDVRAYIDRTLEEGRAKGYVSTLLGRRRYMPGLTSGNYMLRAAAEREATNAPLQGSAADLMKLAMVKIDRALAESGLDAAMLLQIHDELIFEVRAAHVGDAAKLVREHMEHAYSLSVPLEVTLKSGRSWYDVEPIPGERLTHA
- a CDS encoding fumarylacetoacetate hydrolase family protein — encoded protein: MRFVSYRSPGGQSRPGILEGPNDGTAIRRIAASSMREYIALPPEERLALHTTELIPRSSVALDAPVRPSRNVFCVGRNYLEHAREGARAAGRELKLPTAPTFFTKAPTAIAAPGARLEFEARVSREYDYEGELAVVIGRECKDVSEDAALGAVFGYTALNDLTARDLQREHGQWFKGKSLDFSCPIGPCIVTPDLVGNPQALAITVHVNGIEKQHANTAAMIFPIPRLIAELSKGMTLLPGDVIATGTPEGVGFARNPPEFLADGDVVDLWIENVGHLVNTIAVS
- a CDS encoding Re/Si-specific NAD(P)(+) transhydrogenase subunit alpha, which encodes MIVAVPREAAVKERRVALVPETVARFAKLGVSVCVQRGAGDAAAFPDDLYATAGATFADDAASLAAQADVLVGVGRPSDDVLGALRAGSVVVGFLNPLGDPAYVSRLADAKVTALAMEMIPRITRAQSMDALSSQSNIAGYKAVLLAAATLPKFFPMLTTAAGTIAPAKVLVLGAGVAGLQAIATARRLGAVVSGYDVRAVVKEQVLSLGAAFLEFDLGSDAEGSGGYAKELTPEQQERQRAWMVEQIGANDVVITTALVPGRKAPVLITEAAVAAMKPGSAIVDLAAEAGGNCALTVPNEIVTTPNGVTIIGTTNLPGTMPADASRLYSRNVYALLSPWISDGVLTIDMNDDVAKGAVVARDGAALVGGAQS
- a CDS encoding NAD(P) transhydrogenase subunit alpha; protein product: MTDVSHLLELLTVLVLAIFVGFEVISKVPTTLHTPLMSATNAIHGIVVAGAIVITASLFGSDAFSPVLTVLAVAAVTLGAINVFGGFAVTERMLQMFRRKEDRK